One Mya arenaria isolate MELC-2E11 chromosome 7, ASM2691426v1 genomic window carries:
- the LOC128241863 gene encoding cadherin EGF LAG seven-pass G-type receptor 1-like, with amino-acid sequence MDLRMFAACLIMTVFLIKHSDAAITQWQGTQADGSALPTFPGGANALAPTAISLSETATGELFTITATDGSETLSYTFADGGNPSSIADNTIPSTGIVTLATGKSLDFETGPTLVFKIIGTSTAASANTGTATLTLSVTDATVWTQSEYVACLSATSMAAGESIGTYASTDATSAQTVAYTISGGTDQNSFAISSTTGALTVAASKTLETTTKYLYTVELTATVASVTPGTTNVYVALECSSGAGQITGLLGALLMSVLTTLFR; translated from the exons ATGGATTTGAGGATGTTTGCCGCTTGTTTGATAATGACTGTCTTTTTAATCAAGCATTCTG ACGCCGCCATCACTCAATGGCAAGGTACACAGGCTGATGGCTCTGCTCTTCCTACTTTTCCTGGTGGAGCTAACGCACTTGCTCCCACGGCGATTTCCTTGAGTGAGACTGCAACAGGGGAACTGTTCACCATTACTGCAACAGATGGTAGTGAAACACTTTCATACACATTTGCGGACGGCGGCAACCCTAGCAGCATTGCCGATAACACCATCCCTAGCACAGGAATTGTCACACTCGCTACTGGAAAATCACTGGACTTCGAAACAGGGCCAACACtcgtttttaaaattat CGGCACATCAACTGCAGCTTCAGCTAATACGGGAACAGCGACGCTGACGTTGAGCGTCACTGACGCCACTGTGTGGACTCAGTCAGAGTATGTCGCATGTTTATCTGCAACTTCGATGGCTGCAG GGGAAAGTATCGGTACCTATGCTTCTACTGATGCCACAAGTGCCCAAACTGTGGCATACACAATCT CGGGTGGTACTGACCAGAACAGTTTTGCTATTAGTTCCACTACTGGGGCGTTGACCGTGGCAGCTTCAAAAACGCTGGAAACAACCACAAAATATCTTTACACCGTTGAGTTGACGGCAACTGTAGCTAGCGTTACACCTGGAACCACAAACGTCTATGTAGCATTGGAATGTTCCAGCGGGGCTGGCCAGATAACTGGTCTACTTGGCGCTCTCCTGATGTCCGTGCTCACAACGCTTTTCCGCTAA